One stretch of Penaeus vannamei isolate JL-2024 chromosome 7, ASM4276789v1, whole genome shotgun sequence DNA includes these proteins:
- the LOC138862141 gene encoding uncharacterized protein translates to MSHKTKIVYARAFVAHPAPLPLVPRVAHPAPLPLVLRVAHPAPLPLVPRVAHPAPLPLVPRVAHPAPLPLVPRLAHPAPLPLVPRVAHPAPLPLVPRVAHPAPLPLVPRLAHPAPLPLVL, encoded by the exons ATGAGCCATAAAACCAAAATTGTGTATGCCAGAGCTTTC GTGGCGCACCCGGCCCCGctcccgctcgtaccacgggtggcgcaCCCGGCCCCGCTCCCGCTCGTACTACGGGTGGCGCACCCGGCCCCGctcccgctcgtaccacgggtggcgcaCCCGGCCCCGctcccgctcgtaccacgggtggcgcaCCCGGCCCCGCTCCCGCTCGTACCACGTTTGGCGCACCCGGCCCCGctcccgctcgtaccacgggtggcgcaCCCGGCCCCGctcccgctcgtaccacgggtggcgcaCCCGGCCCCGCTCCCGCTCGTACCACGTTTGGCGCACCCGGCCCCGCTCCCGCTCGTACTGTAA